One region of Prinia subflava isolate CZ2003 ecotype Zambia chromosome 6, Cam_Psub_1.2, whole genome shotgun sequence genomic DNA includes:
- the STK16 gene encoding serine/threonine-protein kinase 16: MGQTLCVCSRGTVSLGGARYLLLHRLAEGGFSYVDLVEGLRDGRFYALKRILCHDKEDRQAALHEVEMHGLFNHPNILPLVAHCMVEKGTKHEAWLLLPYVKGGTLWREVETLREKGTFMPEQRILLILHGICRGLQAIHSKGYAHRDLKPTNVLLDEDDQPVLMDLGSMNQARIEVNSSQEAMAVQDWAAQRCTISYRAPELFTVPSQCVIDERTDIWSLGCVLYCMMFGEGPYDAIFQKGDSVALAVQNPLTLPSTTRYSAALQRLLFSMMTVNPQERPSINEVLHQLEGLQPAPAGQDTTQI; encoded by the exons ATGGGGCAGACGCTGTGCGTCTGCTCCCGCGGCACCGTCAGCCTGGGGGGAGCGCGCTACCTCCTGCTCCACCGCCTGGCAGAGGG GGGCTTCAGCTATGTGGACCTGGTGGAGGGGCTGCGGGATGGACGCTTCTACGCCCTGAAGCGCATCCTGTGTCACGACAAGGAGGACCGCCAGGCCGCCCTGCACGAGGTGGAGATGCACGGCCTCTTCAACCACCCCAACATCCTGCCCCTGGTGGCCCACTGCATGGTGGAGAAGGGCACCAAGCACGAAGCCTGGCTTCTCCTGCCCTATGTGAAG GGGGGAACCCTATGGAGAGAAGTGGAAACACTGCGAGAGAAAGGGACCTTCATGCCAGAGCAGCGgatcctcctcatcctccatGGGATCTGCCGTGGCCTGCAAGCCATCCACAGCAAGGGCTATGCACACAG GGACCTCAAGCCCACCAATGTGCTGCTGGATGAGGATGACCAGCCTGTGCTGATGGACCTGGGCTCCATGAACCAAGCTCGCATCGAAGTCAACAGCTCTCAAGAGGCCATGGCTGTGCAG GACTGGGCTGCCCAGCGCTGCACCATCTCCTACCGTGCCCCCGAACTCTTCACAGTGCCGAGCCAGTGTGTCATAGATGAGCGTACGGATATCTGG TCCTTAGGCTGTGTGCTGTACTGCATGATGTTTGGAGAGGGCCCCTATGATGCCATCTTCCAGAAGGGTGACAGTGTGGCACTTGCAGTTCAGAACCCACTCACATTGCCCTCCACAaccag GTACTCGGCTGCCTTGCAACgcctgctcttctccatgaTGACAGTGAACCCCCAGGAGAGACCCAGCATAAATGAAGTCCTGCACCAactggaggggctgcagccagcaccagcGGGACAGGACACCACACAGATCTGA
- the GLB1L gene encoding beta-galactosidase-1-like protein: MSFWGRVMVMATSDCGPQRGPAEHPARMGLPALALLLAAGLLHPLQASPSARSFQLDYEHNCFRKDGAPFRYISGSIHYARVPRPAWRDRLLKMYMSGLSTVQVYVPWNYHETLPGVYDFTGNRDVEAFLDLTAELGLLVILRPGPYICAEWEMGGLPAWLLWKPDINLRTSNPAYLAAVDSWLHVLLPKIKPRLYQQGGNIISVQVENEYGSYYACDYGYLRHLLGSFRALLGSEVLLFTTDSARAEELRCGTLQGLYATVDFGPGSNVTEAFGAQRCVEPKGPLVNSEYYTGWLDYWGEAHASTSAAWVARGLEDMLQMGASINMYMFHGGTNFAYWSGADYKDQYKPVTTSYDYDAPLSEAGDPTEKLFAIRTVISKFQPLPVGPMPPATPKYAYGWVALQKYADLLDVLDVLCPSGPIQSQFPLTFEALKQIHGFMVYRTQLPWDVPDPAKLGAPPHSICDRGYVMLQKEYQGTLERDGQTTLHVTGRAGDNLDILLENMGRISFGANTSDFKGLLGNLSLNSRPLSNWLIYPLAIDTAVQQGWPHTALPKSSSGGRVGPVFYTGTFETPGIAWDTFVKFPGWSKGLLWINGFNLGRYWTRRGPQQTLFVPGSLLHVGHPNNITVLELEGAPPTPLLLFLDRPLYNRTLGCSTMATE, from the exons ATGTCCTTCTGGGGCCGCGTGATGGTGATGGCCACGTCCGACTGCGGCCCCCAGCGCGGGCCTGCCGAGCACCCGGCGAGGATGGGGCTGCCGGCCCTcgccctgctgctggcagcggGGCTCCTGCACCCACTGCAG GCCTCCCCTTCGGCACGCTCCTTCCAGCTGGACTACGAGCACAACTGCTTCCGCAAGGACGGTGCCCCGTTCCGCTACATCTCGGGCAGCATCCACTATGCCCGTGTCCCGCGCCCTGCCTGGAGGGACCGGCTGCTCAAGATGTACATGAGTGGGCTCAGCACTGTGCAGGT CTATGTCCCCTGGAACTACCATGAGACACTGCCAGGAGTTTATGACTTCACTGGGAACCGGGATGTGGAAGCCTTCCTGGACCTGACAGCTGAGCTGGGACTTCTGGTGATACTGCGGCCAGGGCCCTACATTTGTGCAGAGTGGGAGATG GGTGGcttgcctgcctggctgctgtggaaACCAGACATCAACCTGCGCACTTCCAACCCTG CCTACCTGGCAGCTGTGGACTCCTGGCTCCATGTCCTGCTGCCCAAGATCAAGCCACGCCTGTaccagcagggagggaacaTCATCAGTGTGCAG GTGGAGAATGAATATGGGAGCTACTATGCCTGTGACTATGGATACCTGCGGCATCTGCTGGGCTCCTTTcgggcactgctggggagcgAGGTGCTGCTCTTCACCACCGACAGCGCGCGAGCAGAGGAGCTGCGCTGTGGCACGCTGCAGGGGCTCTACGCCACCGTCGACTTTGGGCCAG GATCTAATGTGACAGAGGCATTTGGTGCTCAGCGCTGTGTGGAACCAAAGGGGCCCCTG GTAAACTCTGAGTACTACACAGGTTGGCTGGACTACTGGGGTGAGGCACATGCCAGCACCAGCGCTGCGTGGGTGGCCCGGGGGCTGGAAGACATGCTGCAGATGGGAGCCAGCATCAACAT GTACATGTTCCATGGAGGGACGAATTTTGCCTACTGGAGCG GTGCTGACTACAAGGACCAGTACAAACCAGTGACCACCAGCTATGACTATGATGCCCCCCTCTCAGAGGCAGGAGACCCCACCGAGAAGCTATTTGCCATTCGTACGGTCATCAGCAAG ttccagcccctgccagttGGTCCAATGCCACCTGCCACCCCCAAGTATGCCTACGGCTGGGTGGCCCTGCAGAAG TACGCTGACCTCCTGGATGTCTTGGATGTGCTGTGCCCCTCTGGGCCCATCCAGAGCCAGTTCCCTCTCACCTTTGAGGCGCTAAAGCAG ATCCATGGCTTTATGGTGTACCGcacacagctgccctgggatgTCCCGGACCCCGCCAAGCTGGGCGCTCCGCCCCACAGTATCTGTGATCGTGGCTACGTGATGCTGCAGAAG GAGTACCAGGGAACACTGGAGCGGGACGGGCAGACAACACTGCATGTaacaggcagagcaggggacaACCTGGACATACTCCTGGAGAACATGGGCAGGATCAGCTTTGGGGCCAACACCAGTGACTTCAAG GGTTTGCTGGGAAACCTCTCATTGAACTCCAGGCCTCTCAGCAACTGGCTGATCTATCCCCTGGCCATAGACACTGCAGTCCAACAGGGCTGGCCCCACACTGCCCTGCCAAAATCAAGCAGTGGGGGCAGAGTGGGGCCAGTCTTCTACACTGGGACCTTTGAGACACCTGGCATTGCCTGGGACACCTTCGTGAAGTTCCCAGGTTGGAGCAAG GGACTACTGTGGATAAATGGCTTCAACTTGGGCCGGTACTGGACCCGTCGAGGGCCCCAGCAGACCCTCTTTGTGCCTGGCTCGCTGCTGCATGTCGGCCATCCCAACAACATcacagtgctggagctggaaggggCACCTCCCACTCCTCTCTTGCTCTTCCTTGACCGACCCCTCTACAACAGGACACTTGGCTGCAGCACCATGGCCACAGAGTAA
- the ANKZF1 gene encoding tRNA endonuclease ANKZF1 isoform X1: protein MPESRSVFEATQDPEFLHGLTLVTGAAADAGAAELAPVSHEKPAAPSCEEKAYGVTEVPEKMCCLTCGQVFGSREEQTEHYRLDWHRFNLKQRLLGRRTLSAEVFEEKSRTGDVSSISGSDSDSSDVSSESESLPSASDTPRTPETARSHKVLLRNAKGQLISVYRCVLVTGKGDLEEPLDLTASLQSLSASTCWVVLMMGGGHFAGAVFRGLQVQEHKTFHRYTVRARRGTAQGLWDAQTPGSAPRSAGASLRRYNEAALLKDIQDLLTAWAQHLNEAQRIFLRAPRHNRALLFGGRNPPLSRGDPRICHIPLSTRRATLREVLRVHTTLASLQVYGKDTPLEDITGSPRKVWQKRQQKAEVDPPQEDTTAPVLSPPSAPEDEDEEEEESPAGELETVEVTLGTLHLREFEVMPKRNRKRRKKRDKKVEKGPSPEETGYQCGQPGLEPVTELQGEAKAGLLPWSNGGDPQTQLCDALFTACKTGDVQTLRHLLGVPENGGLPGDSEEGESLDMARSLLNQPVDERGCTLLHVAARAGKAEAVCLLLQAGADPALRDRQERTPYCVSADRLTRNAFRKFMVDHPDKYDYSRAKVPGPLTKEMEAKKLEKKRAQKAQRKQREQAQREEQRRWEQEQENKQRFAALSDREKRALAAERRLAAQLQDTGTTLANISRCWHCGESLLGRIPFHYLDFSFCSTACLQTHRRAQAGRT from the exons ATGCCGGAGAGTAGGTCCGTGTTCGAGGCCACTCAGGACCCTGAATTCCTGCACGGGCTGACTCTTGTCACCGGAGCTGCTGCGGATGCGGGCGCTGCCGAGCTGGCACCTGTGAGCCACG AGAaacctgcagcacccagctgtgAGGAGAAGGCCTATGGGGTCACCGAGGTGCCAGAGAAGATGTGTTGCTTGACCTGCGGACAGGTGTTTGGGAGCCGGGAGGAGCag ACTGAGCACTACCGTCTTGACTGGCACCGCTTCAACCTGAAGCAGCGACTCCTGGGGCGCCGGACGCTGTCTGCAGAGGTGTTTGAGGAGAAAAGCCGCACAG gTGATGTTTCCAGCATCTCAGGATCCGACTCGGATAGCTCTGATGTGAGCAGTGAGTCAGAGTCGCTGCCTTCTGCCAGTGACACTCCCCGGACCCCCGAGACTGCCCGCTCCCACAAGGTGCTGCTCCGCAATGCGAAGGGCCAGCTCATCTCTGTGTACCGCTGTGTGCTGGTCACTGGGAAG GGTGACCTTGAGGAGCCGTTGGATCTGACAGCATCACTGCAGAGCCTCAGTGCAAGCACGTGCTGGGTTGTGCTGATGATGGGTGGCGGGCACTTCGCAGGAGCAGTGTTCCGGGG CCTGCAGGTGCAGGAGCACAAGACCTTCCACCGCTACACGGTGCGAGCACGGcggggcacagcccagggcctTTGGGATGCCCAGACGCCAGGGTCAGCACCCAGATCGGCTGGGGCCTCCCTGCGCCGCTACAACGAGGCTGCACTGCTCAAG gATATTCAGGACCTCCtgacagcctgggcacagcacctGAATGAAGCTCAGCGCATCTTCCTCCGGGCCCCTCGTCACAACCGTGCGCTGCTCTTCGGAGGCAGGAACCCACCCCTCTCCCGAGGGGACCCTCGCATCTGCCACATCCCCCTCAGCACCCGCAGGGCCACACTGCGAGAGGTGCTGCGAGTGCACACCACACTGGCCAGCCTGCAGGTGTATG ggaaggacACACCACTGGAGGACATCACTGGCTCCCCCCGGAAGGTCTGGCAGAAGaggcagcagaaggcagaggtGGATCCCCCGCAGGAAGACACAACTG CCCCAGTCTTATCACCCCCTTCAGCCCCAGAGGATGAGGAcgaagaggaggaagaaagccCTGCAGGGGAACTGGAGACTGTGGAAGTGACATTAGGGACCTTGCACCTCCGGGAGTTCGAAGTGATGCCCAAGCGAAACCGCAAACGGAGGAAGAAGAGGGACAAGAAGGTGGAGAAAG GGCCTAGTCCTGAAGAGACTGGATACCAGTGTGGGCAGCCTGGCTTGGAGCcagtgacagagctgcagggggaggCTAAGGCTGGGCTGCTTCCCTGGAGCAATGGAG GAGACCCTCAGACCCAGCTCTGCGATGCTCTGTTCACTGCCTGCAAGACAGGGGATGTGCAGACACTGCGGCACCTCCTGGGTGTGCCAGAGAACGGGGGCCTGCCAGGGGACAGTGAGGAAGGGGAATCTCTGGATATGGCCCGCTCCCTGCTGAACCAGCCCGTGGACGAGCGTGGCTGCACCCTGCTCCATGTGGCAGCACGGGCTGGCAAGGCTGAGGCTGTgtgtctgctgctgcaggcGGGGGCAGACCCTGCCCTCAG ggacaggcaggagaggaCCCCATACTGCGTCTCTGCTGACAGACTGACCCGCAATGCCTTCCGCAAGTTCATGGTGGACCATCCAGACAAGTACGACTACAGCCGTGCCAAG GTGCCAGGGCCCCTGACCAAGGAGATGGAGGCcaagaagctggagaagaagCGGGCACAGAAAGCCCAGCGGAAGCAACGGGAGCAAGCACAGCGGGAGGAGCAGCGGcgctgggagcaggagcaggaaaacaagcagCGGTTTGCAGCCCTGTCTGACAGGGAGAag AGGGCACTGGCTGCTGAGCGCAGGTtggctgcacagctgcaggatACCGGCACGACTCTCGCCAACATCAG TCGCTGCTGGCATTGTGGAGAGTCCCTGCTGGGACGGATCCCTTTCCATTACCTCGACTTCTCCTTCTGTTCCACGGCCTGCCTGCAAACCCACCGCCGGGCCCAGGCTGGCCGCACCTAA
- the ANKZF1 gene encoding tRNA endonuclease ANKZF1 isoform X2 encodes MPESRSVFEATQDPEFLHGLTLVTGAAADAGAAELAPVSHEKPAAPSCEEKAYGVTEVPEKMCCLTCGQVFGSREEQTEHYRLDWHRFNLKQRLLGRRTLSAEVFEEKSRTGDVSSISGSDSDSSDVSSESESLPSASDTPRTPETARSHKVLLRNAKGQLISVYRCVLVTGKGDLEEPLDLTASLQSLSASTCWVVLMMGGGHFAGAVFRGLQVQEHKTFHRYTVRARRGTAQGLWDAQTPGSAPRSAGASLRRYNEAALLKDIQDLLTAWAQHLNEAQRIFLRAPRHNRALLFGGRNPPLSRGDPRICHIPLSTRRATLREVLRVHTTLASLQVYGKDTPLEDITGSPRKVWQKRQQKAEVDPPQEDTTAPVLSPPSAPEDEDEEEEESPAGELETVEVTLGTLHLREFEVMPKRNRKRRKKRDKKVEKGPSPEETGYQCGQPGLEPVTELQGEAKAGLLPWSNGGDPQTQLCDALFTACKTGDVQTLRHLLGVPENGGLPGDSEEGESLDMARSLLNQPVDERGCTLLHVAARAGKAEAVCLLLQAGADPALRDRQERTPYCVSADRLTRNAFRKFMVDHPDKYDYSRAKVPGPLTKEMEAKKLEKKRAQKAQRKQREQAQREEQRRWEQEQENKQRFAALSDREKRALAAERRLAAQLQDTGTTLANIRFVGSEHSPCLSGQRL; translated from the exons ATGCCGGAGAGTAGGTCCGTGTTCGAGGCCACTCAGGACCCTGAATTCCTGCACGGGCTGACTCTTGTCACCGGAGCTGCTGCGGATGCGGGCGCTGCCGAGCTGGCACCTGTGAGCCACG AGAaacctgcagcacccagctgtgAGGAGAAGGCCTATGGGGTCACCGAGGTGCCAGAGAAGATGTGTTGCTTGACCTGCGGACAGGTGTTTGGGAGCCGGGAGGAGCag ACTGAGCACTACCGTCTTGACTGGCACCGCTTCAACCTGAAGCAGCGACTCCTGGGGCGCCGGACGCTGTCTGCAGAGGTGTTTGAGGAGAAAAGCCGCACAG gTGATGTTTCCAGCATCTCAGGATCCGACTCGGATAGCTCTGATGTGAGCAGTGAGTCAGAGTCGCTGCCTTCTGCCAGTGACACTCCCCGGACCCCCGAGACTGCCCGCTCCCACAAGGTGCTGCTCCGCAATGCGAAGGGCCAGCTCATCTCTGTGTACCGCTGTGTGCTGGTCACTGGGAAG GGTGACCTTGAGGAGCCGTTGGATCTGACAGCATCACTGCAGAGCCTCAGTGCAAGCACGTGCTGGGTTGTGCTGATGATGGGTGGCGGGCACTTCGCAGGAGCAGTGTTCCGGGG CCTGCAGGTGCAGGAGCACAAGACCTTCCACCGCTACACGGTGCGAGCACGGcggggcacagcccagggcctTTGGGATGCCCAGACGCCAGGGTCAGCACCCAGATCGGCTGGGGCCTCCCTGCGCCGCTACAACGAGGCTGCACTGCTCAAG gATATTCAGGACCTCCtgacagcctgggcacagcacctGAATGAAGCTCAGCGCATCTTCCTCCGGGCCCCTCGTCACAACCGTGCGCTGCTCTTCGGAGGCAGGAACCCACCCCTCTCCCGAGGGGACCCTCGCATCTGCCACATCCCCCTCAGCACCCGCAGGGCCACACTGCGAGAGGTGCTGCGAGTGCACACCACACTGGCCAGCCTGCAGGTGTATG ggaaggacACACCACTGGAGGACATCACTGGCTCCCCCCGGAAGGTCTGGCAGAAGaggcagcagaaggcagaggtGGATCCCCCGCAGGAAGACACAACTG CCCCAGTCTTATCACCCCCTTCAGCCCCAGAGGATGAGGAcgaagaggaggaagaaagccCTGCAGGGGAACTGGAGACTGTGGAAGTGACATTAGGGACCTTGCACCTCCGGGAGTTCGAAGTGATGCCCAAGCGAAACCGCAAACGGAGGAAGAAGAGGGACAAGAAGGTGGAGAAAG GGCCTAGTCCTGAAGAGACTGGATACCAGTGTGGGCAGCCTGGCTTGGAGCcagtgacagagctgcagggggaggCTAAGGCTGGGCTGCTTCCCTGGAGCAATGGAG GAGACCCTCAGACCCAGCTCTGCGATGCTCTGTTCACTGCCTGCAAGACAGGGGATGTGCAGACACTGCGGCACCTCCTGGGTGTGCCAGAGAACGGGGGCCTGCCAGGGGACAGTGAGGAAGGGGAATCTCTGGATATGGCCCGCTCCCTGCTGAACCAGCCCGTGGACGAGCGTGGCTGCACCCTGCTCCATGTGGCAGCACGGGCTGGCAAGGCTGAGGCTGTgtgtctgctgctgcaggcGGGGGCAGACCCTGCCCTCAG ggacaggcaggagaggaCCCCATACTGCGTCTCTGCTGACAGACTGACCCGCAATGCCTTCCGCAAGTTCATGGTGGACCATCCAGACAAGTACGACTACAGCCGTGCCAAG GTGCCAGGGCCCCTGACCAAGGAGATGGAGGCcaagaagctggagaagaagCGGGCACAGAAAGCCCAGCGGAAGCAACGGGAGCAAGCACAGCGGGAGGAGCAGCGGcgctgggagcaggagcaggaaaacaagcagCGGTTTGCAGCCCTGTCTGACAGGGAGAag AGGGCACTGGCTGCTGAGCGCAGGTtggctgcacagctgcaggatACCGGCACGACTCTCGCCAACATCAG gTTTGTTGGCAGTGAGCACTCCCCATGCCTATCTGGGCAGAGGCTTTAA
- the ANKZF1 gene encoding tRNA endonuclease ANKZF1 isoform X3, which yields MPESRSVFEATQDPEFLHGLTLVTGAAADAGAAELAPVSHEKPAAPSCEEKAYGVTEVPEKMCCLTCGQVFGSREEQTEHYRLDWHRFNLKQRLLGRRTLSAEVFEEKSRTGDVSSISGSDSDSSDVSSESESLPSASDTPRTPETARSHKVLLRNAKGQLISVYRCVLVTGKGDLEEPLDLTASLQSLSASTCWVVLMMGGGHFAGAVFRGLQVQEHKTFHRYTVRARRGTAQGLWDAQTPGSAPRSAGASLRRYNEAALLKDIQDLLTAWAQHLNEAQRIFLRAPRHNRALLFGGRNPPLSRGDPRICHIPLSTRRATLREVLRVHTTLASLQVYGKDTPLEDITGSPRKVWQKRQQKAEVDPPQEDTTAPVLSPPSAPEDEDEEEEESPAGELETVEVTLGTLHLREFEVMPKRNRKRRKKRDKKVEKGPSPEETGYQCGQPGLEPVTELQGEAKAGLLPWSNGGDPQTQLCDALFTACKTGDVQTLRHLLGVPENGGLPGDSEEGESLDMARSLLNQPVDERGCTLLHVAARAGKAEAVCLLLQAGADPALSHRKLVPLLSWDSQYCSL from the exons ATGCCGGAGAGTAGGTCCGTGTTCGAGGCCACTCAGGACCCTGAATTCCTGCACGGGCTGACTCTTGTCACCGGAGCTGCTGCGGATGCGGGCGCTGCCGAGCTGGCACCTGTGAGCCACG AGAaacctgcagcacccagctgtgAGGAGAAGGCCTATGGGGTCACCGAGGTGCCAGAGAAGATGTGTTGCTTGACCTGCGGACAGGTGTTTGGGAGCCGGGAGGAGCag ACTGAGCACTACCGTCTTGACTGGCACCGCTTCAACCTGAAGCAGCGACTCCTGGGGCGCCGGACGCTGTCTGCAGAGGTGTTTGAGGAGAAAAGCCGCACAG gTGATGTTTCCAGCATCTCAGGATCCGACTCGGATAGCTCTGATGTGAGCAGTGAGTCAGAGTCGCTGCCTTCTGCCAGTGACACTCCCCGGACCCCCGAGACTGCCCGCTCCCACAAGGTGCTGCTCCGCAATGCGAAGGGCCAGCTCATCTCTGTGTACCGCTGTGTGCTGGTCACTGGGAAG GGTGACCTTGAGGAGCCGTTGGATCTGACAGCATCACTGCAGAGCCTCAGTGCAAGCACGTGCTGGGTTGTGCTGATGATGGGTGGCGGGCACTTCGCAGGAGCAGTGTTCCGGGG CCTGCAGGTGCAGGAGCACAAGACCTTCCACCGCTACACGGTGCGAGCACGGcggggcacagcccagggcctTTGGGATGCCCAGACGCCAGGGTCAGCACCCAGATCGGCTGGGGCCTCCCTGCGCCGCTACAACGAGGCTGCACTGCTCAAG gATATTCAGGACCTCCtgacagcctgggcacagcacctGAATGAAGCTCAGCGCATCTTCCTCCGGGCCCCTCGTCACAACCGTGCGCTGCTCTTCGGAGGCAGGAACCCACCCCTCTCCCGAGGGGACCCTCGCATCTGCCACATCCCCCTCAGCACCCGCAGGGCCACACTGCGAGAGGTGCTGCGAGTGCACACCACACTGGCCAGCCTGCAGGTGTATG ggaaggacACACCACTGGAGGACATCACTGGCTCCCCCCGGAAGGTCTGGCAGAAGaggcagcagaaggcagaggtGGATCCCCCGCAGGAAGACACAACTG CCCCAGTCTTATCACCCCCTTCAGCCCCAGAGGATGAGGAcgaagaggaggaagaaagccCTGCAGGGGAACTGGAGACTGTGGAAGTGACATTAGGGACCTTGCACCTCCGGGAGTTCGAAGTGATGCCCAAGCGAAACCGCAAACGGAGGAAGAAGAGGGACAAGAAGGTGGAGAAAG GGCCTAGTCCTGAAGAGACTGGATACCAGTGTGGGCAGCCTGGCTTGGAGCcagtgacagagctgcagggggaggCTAAGGCTGGGCTGCTTCCCTGGAGCAATGGAG GAGACCCTCAGACCCAGCTCTGCGATGCTCTGTTCACTGCCTGCAAGACAGGGGATGTGCAGACACTGCGGCACCTCCTGGGTGTGCCAGAGAACGGGGGCCTGCCAGGGGACAGTGAGGAAGGGGAATCTCTGGATATGGCCCGCTCCCTGCTGAACCAGCCCGTGGACGAGCGTGGCTGCACCCTGCTCCATGTGGCAGCACGGGCTGGCAAGGCTGAGGCTGTgtgtctgctgctgcaggcGGGGGCAGACCCTGCCCTCAG CCACAGGAAACTGGTGCCACTCTTGTCCTGGGACAGCCAGTATTGCTCTCTATGA